One genomic window of Arachis hypogaea cultivar Tifrunner chromosome 8, arahy.Tifrunner.gnm2.J5K5, whole genome shotgun sequence includes the following:
- the LOC112707535 gene encoding uncharacterized protein, which yields MLPNSVPASEQMRCKYRERAAERRNLHGGFGVGYGQKNSEGSYIDTHRHPVLAVHKKLHQRPWRCHLDLEVMLENYSKTWVGRREKGLAFRPRACWKHWKCRLGMASSKLIKILLTCQCTIVLLIIL from the exons ATGTTGCCAAATTCTGTCCCTGCATCCGAG CAAATGAGATGTAAATACAGAGAGAGGGCTGCTGAAAGAAGAAACTTGCATGGCGGTTTTGGTGTGGGCTATGGACAGAAGAATTCCGAGGGCAGTTATATTGATACACATCGTCACCCGGTGCTAGCTGTACACAAGAAGCTGCATCAGAGGCCTTGGAGATGTCATTTGGATCTGGAAGTTATGctagaaaactactcaaaaacatGGGTTGgaaggag GGAGAAGGGCTTGGCATTTCGACCAAGGGCCTGTTGGAAACATTGGAAGTGCAGGCTTGGAATGGCCTCGTCGAAACTGATAAAGATATTGCTCACTTGCCAATGCACTATTGTTCTACTTATCATTCTATAG
- the LOC112707534 gene encoding FKBP12-interacting protein of 37 kDa: MTSPAHFDDDFDFGGGFPARHSGNKRPLPDYNDEDYDNDPFAPKKTKSKTDEVASGVTTGMILSLRESLQNCKDTLATCQNELEAAKSEIQSWHSSIQNEPCVPAGATPEPKMLLDYLQALKSSEESLREQLEKAKKKEAAFIVTFAKREQEIAELKSAVRDLKAQLKPPSMQARRLLLDPAIHEEFTRLKNLVEEKEKKVKELQDNINAVSFTTQSKMGKMLMAKCRTLQEENEEVGNHASEGKIHELAMKVALQKSQNAQIRSQFEGLQKHMQGLTNDVERSNQTVVILQEKLQDKDQEIQKLKQKLQQKNLMMEDGRSDAAENFIECDKPEVPKEAAN; this comes from the exons ATGACTTCTCCTGCACATTTTGACGAT GATTTTGATTTCGGAGGCGGATTCCCTGCAAGGCATTCAg GTAATAAGAGGCCTTTGCCGGATTACAACGATGAAGATTATGATAATGATCCTTTTGCGCCTAAGAAG ACCAAATCAAAAACCGATGAGGTTGCTTCTGGTGTAACAACAGGAATGATCTTGTCACTTCGTGAGAG CCTTCAGAACTGTAAGGATACACTTGCAACGTGCCAA AATGAACTTGAGGCTGCTAAATCAGAGATTCAAAGTTGGCATTCTTCAATTCAAAATGAGCCTTGTGTACCTGCTGGTGCCACTCCTG AGCCCAAAATGTTGCTTGATTATCTTCAGGCCCTGAAATCCTCAGAAGAGTCTTTAAGAGAGCAG CTTGAAAAGGCAAAGAAAAAGGAAGCTGCGTTCATTGTAACATTTGCAAAACGAGAACAAGAGATAGCAGAGTTGAAG TCTGCTGTGCGGGATCTAAAAGCACAACTCAAGCCACCTTCAATGCAG GCAAGAAGGTTGTTACTAGATCCAGCTATTCATGAAGAGTTCACGCGTTTAAAG AATTTAGTAgaggaaaaggagaaaaaagTGAAGGAGTTGCAAGATAACATAAATGCAGTAAGCTTTACTACTCAAAGCAAGATGGGGAAGATGCTGATGGCTAAATGTAGAACTCTGCAGGAAGAAAATGAGGAGGTTGGGAATCATGCTTCTGAGGGAAAG ATTCATGAATTAGCCATGAAAGTTGCATTGCAGAAGTCCCAGAATGCACAAATCAGAAGCCAGTTTGAAG GGTTGCAGAAACATATGCAAGGACTGACAAATGATGTGGAAAGATCCAATCAAACG GTTGTAATATTGCAGGAAAAATTACAAGATAAGGATCAGGAGATTCAAAAACTGAAACAAAAGCTCCAACAAAAGAATTTGATGATGGAAGATGGAAGATCGGATGCAGCAGAAAATTTTATTGAGTGTGATAAGCCGGAAGTACCTAAGGAAGCTGCCAACTAG